The following nucleotide sequence is from Drosophila kikkawai strain 14028-0561.14 chromosome 2L, DkikHiC1v2, whole genome shotgun sequence.
GCATGCTCCGTGGTCAGCAATCCTATGGTCCACCACATTTCCAGGTTATTGAAATCGCTGACAAAATTCATGCTAAAGATGTTCTTTTTGGGAACTAAATTGGGAGGAAatgtttaaacaatatttttgtgGTAATAAGTGATAGACTCACAGTGCTTGGGTATATCGAAGGAGGGACTGATGATGACCTCCGTGAGATTCTCATGCGGCTGCTTGGTGGGATGGTTGTTCACGCTGGTCACCTGGTGTCCCTGCCGGAGGAGGTCCCGCTGGAAGTGCTCTAGCCAGAGCCAGTGGCTGGGCGCTGGGAAGGGACCCATGAAGAGTATCCGGTAGGCCGAGCCCAAGCTGGTCAGACCGATCAGCAGCAGGAACATCAATTGCAGCTGCTTCATCTCCATCTGTGTGTACATTCGAAGTCAACAAATGCGACAATTAAAAGCCTCAATTAAATTGTCAGAGTCGGCGGGGAGACGGGTCAGGAGTCGGGTTATTAGCGTCAGATTGGCATTAGCCGCAGTTTATGTTCGGCGTTTGGTTTCTCCATTAGCATAAAGCCAAGTAGGATTGCAAATGATTGCTCGCCTATTAATGGCGAGACTTCTTGTTCAGAACGAAAGGAAGGCGCATAATTGATTAATCTCAACACcctccataaataaatatttaaattagagtcgcattaatttaaaaatcatattcCGATCGGATTTTCTTCGCATTAATGCCCCAAGTGTTCCTTACTTCTCGCGGAACACACCTTTAAAGACTTTGATTGAAGCTGATTGAAATGCAGCCAGGTAATTTCATCATTTTGTAATTcgcaattaatattaaatacgtTGAACTAGACGGCATTCTTGTGTAGATCCATATTAGGTTATACCTCCCAGTTTTATTTGCTAACCTTGCCCCATAAAGCTCTAAaagattacattttttatgcgATTCTTATGCTCTAATCAGATTTCTTATCGCTGTCTGAAATAGGTCGCGGCTTCTgagattattttatttaattaaatatttaaatatagtgTACTTAAAGCGTCTGCTTTTGCTTATTTTCCGTTGTATTTCCTTATTACTTTTGACGAACTATATAGACAGctaactaaaatataaataaaacttgcTACTGGTTGTCATTGAGGCGTGCTGATAAATCGCATGTGGAAGTAATTTTGTCATTGCAGCTCGCATTTCGTATTGTATTCCTCTTTCCCTCACCCACTCTAGTGTAGTTTActgttataattaaataatttattgttattacagCTGCTTACACCGTAAATAATTTGGTTAAGCCAACTTTTGTGGGCTTAGGGGCCAAGGTTGCCGCTATTTAATCATAAttgttttgtaatttgttCAAAGCCCACCGCAGCTAATTGTAAATCTTgtggcaattaaaaatattttattacattgaCTCTGGGAGTTGGGAAACTGGGTGGAAtgttttaaagattttaaagattttttctTTGAACTCAAAAAAGTGTTTGAAGGCGAAAGAAGTAAAAGTCGCTTGGCGAATGTGAAAGTAAGAGATTGCGCAACTATTgctcttttgttttatttttttcttttctacaaaatcaatttaactGAACCAGTTTAtgctacaaaaaaatacatttacaaTTGTAATGCCTAAAGCCATACAAACTTGTTACGTTTTggtattgtttaaataattaatgagAGTAATTACACTTGTataaaataatcaattaaAGGTTTGTCATTTATTTTAGGAAGAAGATTTATTGACGAGCTTAGAAAGGGTAATGTCTAATACATGTTTATATATTGATAGAACACTAAAAACTACTCAGCTAAAATGCATATTACTGTAAAGTCTACAAAAACTAATTTGTTAATGTAATTTGCTAAtccttgaaaatatttattgaattctttgtcatttaaagttaattaattttaccattatttttccattttttttaaatgtgtaTACTAAATTATaagcttataattattatctgtttataagtatttttatctTGAAATCTCATCTTTATTTGTGGAGCCTAGAGAAATTACTTTCTTTATCACTTAAATCACCTTTAAATTTTGGAGTCAACTGAGTTTTTGTCACTTTTATTATTGGAGCCTTTTGTTATTTGGCCTCTTTATTAATTCGCacttgtgtttattttttgctcaGTCCAGAATAATTAGCACATTGCGAATTTAAAACGGAATTTAAATGGGAATTTAAAGTCAAGTTCAGCGCGAAACGCGACCGCTGAGCACCAAAGTGCACTTATCACTGAAACTCGGAAAGTCGGAACCACGAACACCTCAACTTAATCAGCGCTGGCCGCCGTCGACGTCGCGGTCTCCGTCTGCGCCTCAGTCTCGGTCAACAAATACTCACATAAATCCCCGAGAAAAGCTTagatgtatctgtatccgttGGATGTGCGAGAggtgaggcagccctggccgGCAGAGATACTCATTGTTTGCCTCTGCCTTAATCTTGTTGCTTGATTGTCTCGCTCGTGGCTGTGATAATTACAATATTGTTACAATTGATTGCAAGTGTTTCCAAATAATTGTTAGCTCTCTCTCTTGAAATCCCCGTATGATCCGCGATTCACGTGTCAGTCTGGAAAGATTAGTAATTGGAGAAGTACTCTACACAGCGACGTAGAATTGGCCAATGAACTTTTCAGATCTGAGatcataaatcaattaaaggcTTGCGTTTTGACAACAAACAACTTGAATCAGCTGAAACCGATTTTTTTCTTATCAATAAACCAACGAAAATTCAATAGAAATGTGAACAAGCAGGGAAAtgttattataaaaaattaataaagacatTTTTATTTCAGCAAGACAAAGAACATGTATTTTGACATCCATATAcaatgaattttatatttaagtgtATTTAATAATTAGGCTTTAGACTGAATTTTGCTTATGTAAATGCATGGGAATCAACTTTTCACAAGAAATAGCTTCAGGATCTTGAATTTTTCTCAAAAGAAAATTACCTGTGGAATTTCCACTGCAATTGTTAGCATTTCCTTATTAGCCAGAATTAAGACAATGACCCGTTCGTATTGCATAAGTTAAGCAACAAAAACGTGTTTGTATTTTACAAAACGGCAACTTACACCGACATTTTTGGGCCTGGGAATTACtttcaatataaaaagtatacaaataaaatatacctTGTTCATTCACCTTAAGGGGAGAGCGTTGGGTCAAGTTCACTTTCCCGACAAGGTATGCGTTATCAAATACGAATTAATGTTTGTTTACAAGCAACaaattaaggaaataaaagaataaagataaagaaagccaaaccaaaaccaaaacaactcgaAAAAGTTGcccttaaaaaaaacaaacacaagaTGCCGAAACATTTCATTGAAAATTGGCACGCTCCATTGAAGCGAAGCACCAAAAGCGGCAACCGCACAGCCCATGGAAAATcttggagaaaaaaaaaaagaaccagAGGCGTGGCATGGGCGTGGGCGTTCTGGCGACGATGATGGACGACCCGGCCCTGGAACGGCACTTTTGAAGCCAACAAAGACGATCGCCAGGAGGCAGTAAAAGTGTTCATTCATAAGAGATTGTGGACAAGCCACAGTGGCAACGAATTGtctgtaaaaaaaattcaaaagctaaaaaaataagataaaatataaataaaaaagaagttTAGAATTGATCTCACATTAAATACaagttttgtattaaaaaatacggCAAACATGTTCACAGATTATCTGTGTGCTacatgttgctgttgctgctcttgATGCTGCTAATGATGCTACTGCATTTGCCTTTACTCCTTCGATCGGTTTTGCCGAATCGGCGAACGGACTGGGTTGGACTCCTGGCCACAAGGCAGCCGAGTCTGAGCAGACTCCTTGGCGATGTTCCGACTGTTTATCGCTTTGGTTTCACGTCGCTCTCTCCTGTAGGAGCTACAGCCCGAAGGATTTCCTACTGACTGAACTTGGTAAAATGGTTCACCATCATTGCCTACAATAATTTCGGCATATTTACGACTGCAAAAgaataaggaaaatattttaataatcaCAAATCAAGGACTCACATATCATGCTTCAGCCGAATAATTTCCTTCTCCAAGGCCACATTCCGCTGCTTCAAGTCGGCCCGCATGGCATATAGACGTTTAACTTGTTCCTGAAGCAGCAGGAACCTGTGCTCCTGGCTCCAGCCCATTCGGTGTTTCTCCTTCAAGGTTCTGCAGACAACCGTCAGGTCTTTGTCTCTTTCAATCAGCTCTTGGGTCACCTGCAACCAGGAAAAGGATAAGAACAAGGGGAATCAATACCCTAAAGTTCGGAGGACCTGGCTAAAGAGCAACTCCTTATTCGCTAGTTCTTCCCTCAAGTCCTGCTCTGTTTGTTCTGTGTCCTTCAGTTTTTCCGCTTGAAATTCCAGTAAATCTTGGTTGCTCTGGAGCTGCTCCTCTAACCTGGCCACCTGCTGGCGCAGCTGTTCTTCTGCTTGGCTTTGCTCCTCTGCCTCGACCACCTTCAGCTGAATTTTCCTGGGAAATGAAACGAATAAGCAGGGAATGGAGTAAAACCTGGTTGATCACTCACTTAATCCCACACTGAGCCGCTTCATCCTGGTCCCCAACTTCTCCGATTATATCCTTGCCGTTGTGCTTAAGCTCCTCCTGCTTCCTAGCCTTATCTTGGAGGGGCATATCTTCGGCCTTCGAAAGCTGTTCTATTTGCACTGTGGCCTCGTTTAGCTTCTCATGTAGCTTGAATATAGTTTCCTCAGCGCGGTTAAGCTCCTGCTGCAGCTCTTGGATCCTTTCGCCCTGCTTGGCCAACAACAGTTCGTGGCATTGGAGCTGTTCCTGCAGCTGAGCTACAGTTTGTAGATGGTCCAGATTCTCGGcgtttgctgctgcttgcttATCTATAAGCTCTCTGAGtcaggaaaaaaataagaaggtTATCAGGGAAATTTTAGAACACTTCACTCACTTGAACGTGACCACAGCTCCTTCCGTCTTTACCATTGAAATGTCTTTTTCAAGCTCCAAGATCATTTCATTGCAGCTAcggtattttttataaagtttgGCTATAAAATTTCCAATCCCTGCTTGACTTACCCGGCTTCTTTGGCTCTCTGGGAGGCACGGATCTCGGACAGCTTAAGGGCCTGCTCGGTGGGCAGCAGCTCGCTCTGCACCAGCTTGCTCGGCAGTTCGCCAATCGTCAGGTCCCGGTCAGCTGCTGGATTTAGTTTGCAGACCTGAAGGAGCTCGGTGGAGCTCGGCACCGTTGAGCATGACCTGGCTACAACCAGCCTCCCTGTTGCAGGATCTGACTGTGAGCAATAACCACTTCTGGTTTGTCTAGAGCTGGATGCTTTCCCAACCGAGGGGCAGAGACTCGTGCGAGGACGAGGCTGAGGAATATAATTTGAGACTTGGATGCAGTTTTCCCTCTCCTTGATTCCTACTCACCCCAAGGATATGCTCCAGGGCATGAGGCACAGGTCCTCGGGCGGACCTTAGTATTGAAGTTCTAGTTTCTAGGAAAGTGAATCAAGCCTTtagttaaacaattaaaagattttaaagcCTTCAACCTACCACGAACCACATACATTGTTACATTTggaatacaaaattatagaCGCGaatttgaaaaatgaaaagataCGAATTTGGACTCAACAAGTTTTATGTTAAAGTGTTTATGCCACAGTGTTAGGAGCTACTACAAACATTATTTCAAATTGACATTCAAAACCGTAGGCCGCTCGGATCGgaatatatgttaattgttatttaaaaacaataaataaaatataaataataagagaggctttaaataaaataaccctTAGCTAGACCAAATCTATGATTCACACAGAACCATTTACGAGGTGCAAACGAAAAATTGCCTTAAACACCAAAGCCCATATAAGCTATATGGCTTCTGGATCAATGAAACTGTAAGCCAAGCCCCAAAAAAATACTGACAAAAATGGTAGTAAAACACAAGAGAACCGTGTATTTGTCTGTTTGCGCCAATTTAATGTTTACTTTGCACTTCAAACCTACCACCCAAATTAGGGTAAATCAAACAGATAGAGATACGCAGAGCAGCGAGACCTTTTGTATCTCATGGATCTAATGGAATAGATTCTCTGTCCGTCAATCAATTAAGTGAACGTGCGCTTTTCCCAGGCGCGTTTTAGATAAAGATGCCATTgaacaaaaagtaaataaaataaagggaGCCAAACCCCATGATCAGGGGCGGCCTTAGCGGGATACAAATCTGCTAGAAGGTTAGTAGAACATTACAATAAGTATTTATACAATAAATATGATatgatatataattaaaacaatttcagattttcaaatattattttaaatattttattatagaaAGAAAGAACTCCTTCACTGAGTTTCtgtttctaaataaaatacagtAAGTAAAAACCccctttaaaaattctttaccCTTCCGTCCCTGGAAAACGATGACACTGACAATTTCCCAGGAACGATTGGCCTTTCAATGCGATCGTGTTGCGTTGCGTggagcaattaaaaatattttcacccAAATAGCAAACGATGCGCATGATTAGTCAACGAATTTGAGATCCGAACCCGCATCGGGAAATATCAGCGGGTGGCCGACTCTCCGTCTGAGCAGGGAATCTCATGTTTTGGCAGCTGTCAATGTgtcaatattaatttaatatgtcGAAAGCAGAATTCAgcacaatttaaaattgagctATAAAATGTGACACAAGAGGACTAGGGGTTGTAAACCTCACAGAACTCAAGTGGGGTTGACCGTTCGCCAAGAAGCACTCTCTCCAGTACTTCTGAAACCATTTGTTAATGGGCAAATTACATGGTCTTTGCCCTTACAAATTCCAAGTTCATTAACTTAACCTTAACACAAACTACCGACAAGACACGCCCTCCAAGTGATTCACAGCCCTAAGAAACCCCCCCAATATTTACCAGGAATTTGTGGAATCTTTTTTCCTGATAGGCAAACACAGCCATAAAAACTGTTGAAGCGTAAAAGGATGTTCGAGTAATTGTCGGTGGTACTTGGCGTTTCCTTTGCAGATAGCGAGCTATCTGGGTATTACGAAGGCATTTCGATCTTCCATGCTTGATTTGTTCGGGGGGAATTACATTTCTTAGGTGTTTAAGGGGTTCCTGGTATGTAAAATAAGAGGACTTCGTTTTAGTTAAAGGTAATTATTTATTGGGACTTGTGGTCATATCACATGGGTTATTCAGGTCTAAAAAGTCAACCCCCAGAGGGTTGTTTTTTATCTCAGTAAGTAAAGATACCAACAGCAAACACTAAAGATAGTCACTTGAAACAACACGTGTGCCTGCTCTGGCTCTCTAGTTTCGAAACATATTTTGTACATTCTGGTTTTGGGGCTTTATCGCCGATTTGCtttcaaatgtttttttgGATTTCAGGCATTTCTAGTTCAGTTTTTTCGGTGGTGGTGCCTTCTCATCAGCTCCCTGGTGCAATTAGTAAAAGTGCAGTtttatgtgtttatttttacatatgCCACAGCTGTGCGGCCTAACCTAGATCCACTCGGCACTCCTCCGAAAACACTTTTCCGGAACACAAATTGTGCGTGATATGGAGTCGTTGCTGTCGCCGTTATCGTAAACAGGAACAGAAACCGAAGCAGCCCCTAAGGGTTCCTTTTTCGCCCCGATGCAGTTGTTCTTCAGCCTTGAAAAGGGGCGTGTAATCGAAGGCACAGACACAAAGGATAGATAGGATAAAAGATAGaatagaatttttattatacattttaatggtaaaataattattaatcttGAAGAATATATTGTGagtacaaaattaaataaaattatactttaactatcaatattcaatattttattttaaataaataaattaagccttctatatatatttctctctctgtgtctcTAATCACCCGCCCATCTGACTTTTTCTAGGTATTTTCTGTGTGATTTttgtgcatttaatttattaatgacCTAACCGCGGCGAATTCCTCATTTCGTAGCGTCTGATTTATGTGGCATCTGCTGTCAGTGATGGCTTTCACGGCGGTCGAACCGAGTGGCTTGGGTGCGGGTCCTGCCGCAGTGTGAAGGGGTTTATTAGCACGCCAAAAAGGATATTTACACAACAACAGGACAGGAGTGAGCAGGAACCGTGGGACTTATGTAACTTAATAGGCTGATGAAAAATGGCTGTGAGATTTTTATCACACGACAAGGCAAAGACATCCAGAAGGAAGGCAGACAACATGTGGCAGAGTCGGAATCGCAGTCCGAGTCCAAGTCAGAGGCAAAAGGCGATGCCCCGGCCAAATTGCAGCCACATGTGTGGGTGCACTCGGAAAAATAAATGGTAAATTTGTTACAAAAACTAAGAGTAACTAAGAAAGTAACTATGTACATAAAAATACCTCATTAGCTCATTGATACTTTTGAAAATACCATATACTTTATACCTCCCAATGCTAACAAAACTAAGTAATTTTGTTCAGTGTCCTCAATGAAGATGAAGATCatcagagacagagagagagtagTAGCTGGCACCGctaaacaaattgaaaaatgctCAAGTCCTCAGCCCCTCTTGGCGCTCGCAATTGCTCAATCCCCGTCGTATTTTCGCGTGCTGCTCGCTGCGcaggaaaattaaaaggaaaatgcCCGCCACTCACACCGAGAAGAGCGGAGCACCCCGAGCACACACCGAGAAAATGAACAGCCCAACGACACCGAGTGTGTCGTCGCTGAGTCTCAGTGATGAGCAAACCAATCGAATTTTGTTGAAGGGTAAATGGTCTTCGAAGAATAACTTATAGTATAGAATTAATGAAGCCAAAAGAAGgcagggaaattaaaaatcagcTATGATTCATTTGCAATTAAGAGAATATATGAATCAGAAGTAAGAGTGGGTAtgttcaataaaaataagagaagATCCTTCATAGTCGTTAAGAATTAACAAAAACTTAACTAGTTCTCTGTTTATAAGTCTAGATTCCCCTTATAATTAATCAAGGACGCTaaatattagattttaatatttataaatataaagaaccAAAACTTAATCATGTAATAATtacctttaattaaaaaatatctccatataaaataactaaaactGGTTGCAAAAATTCCAACAAATATTCTATGACTCTGCACCATCCGCGGAGGATCCCTTTGGCATCCCACGGATGCGCCAGCGGGTGGCTCATCACTGTTATCTAGATACAGATACTTATTGGGCCTGGCCCCTCCGCGTTCGCGTTTGCGTTCGAGTTCGCAGAGCAGAGCGGAGCGCACAAAAGTCACTCGCGGGTGCGCCATGGAGTGGTGGTGGGCCTGAAATCGACAGGGGCATCCGCGGCATCCGAATCGGAGTCCGAGACCAAGTCCGCGGCACATGGACTGCGATGGGACTGGGAAATGGGAGGGGAGCCAGCCAGCGAGCGCTCTGCTGCGTGCGGAATTTTCTTTCAGTCTGTGAGAAATCGTCGGCGTGTTCGGTTGTTCGCTTCGTTTGCTTATCGGAGAATAGTTTTCCTCTCGAAATTTTCGACGGGTGGAAAAGGCGGACAAACACCGCGGCCGCCCCCCTCAGAGTTTTTCCGAACTggcgtgagtgtgtgtttgtgtgtgcgtgcatggaaaatagaggaaaaacttaatttatttttaagtttttattttcccctCCTCTGCTTTTGGTCGGCACTTTTCTCTGTCAAGAATTCCGGCTAAAAACCGATTGTGAATGAAAGCGTTTGTTGTGGTTCTGCCTTTTGGCTATCTGAAAAGATACAGAACTCTCTGCAAATTGACCGTGAACACCGCTCTTTAGCAGATGAATCTGTGAAGCTTTTTGAGGAATAAGCAGCGGGCCAAGAGCCCGGAAAAGCCAGTGATCTTTGTAAGGAAAACACAGCGGAAGtttctacaaaaattaaaggaatATAAATCATTTATTCGAAGGCATCGGAGAGTGTGAAAAATAAGCTGCTGAAATAAGTTGCTTGCGGGAAAGTGAGGGAAATTAAATTGTgagaaataaatgtataaataaatgccgGGAAACCTGTGAGAGAACGAGAAACTTGTGAAAATTAAATGGTGATAGAAaatgaataatataaataaatgctaaatTAATGGCACTAAATCAGATGTATGATGTGTTTTGCAGCAATAAAACTACAAGAATACAAACAAAACTagagaaaaattaaatcagaataaataaataattgtaaatatatgctttaaattaaatataaccaaatttaaaatcaaaaacgaCTCCAATATATTATCAAATTAAATCATGTTAAAATCATGAGAAATACCCTTGTTTTccctcaaaataaataaatcaaacatCTAAGAAgctttttaaatacatataacaaattatggtataaaaaacactcaaataaataaatgacttGGAAACTGTACCCCCAATGCTCCAATAAACTTCATATTTGTGACATATGGCGCAGAAATCGCACAACTCCATTCATCAAACTCGCCCCGGTCGACGTTCATAAATCACAGTGCCCAAAAAAAGAGTGTGACTAAACCATCGagggaaaaaatacaaagtagaaacacaactccgcacacctTGGAGTTAGGAAAGCGTTCAAATCGGCGTGGGCAGTGACGCCTACCAATTTTCCATATGAAAATCAGCCTTTTCATGCCTTATCAAATCAATTTTCGATTTCAAGTGGCCAGCCCCCGAAGAAATCGGCGGTATTTTGTAGGCCTTTTGTTTTCgaactttttttaattaccataaaaatatatacaaagtggtgcagagaaagaaaaattaaagaaaaattataaaaaaatgtatttttgctAGAAAACTAGAGCCagaaatttttagaaattttataaagaagctctactatatttttaatatttatttcattatatttgTGACTATCAAAACGATGCAACGTATAATTGTTTCCGTGTATCTTGGCCAGAACTTTCCCAAAAAGAACTTCATTTAGTGGCAGCTGGCAAAGACTGGCTGTTATCCGGTAgatacatttattaatttttatgtaaatgTGTAGGAAAAATAGGGAGAAGGCAACACGCGTCTCTCATAAAATGCGCCCAGGCGATTGtcactttatatttttttttcgcctttgGTGTCATCTGCGGCCAGGCAGCGTTTCGAATTGTATTTTGACTGCTGCTGCGACGgggctataaaaatattcgaAACGACAAGATCTTTGGGCGGTgcatataaaaattaacaagcTGAATTAGCGAGCAGGGCGAACTTAACAAGAACCAGAGGGGAAGCCCCTTCTGTGCAATTGACCTCGCGGTGTCgaacctgctgctgctgctggtgctgctgcatTTATCGTtttcccttaaaaataaaaatgcataaacATAATGTCCCGACTGCACTGCGTGTATTTTTAGACAGCGCGCAGcgtaaataattcattttccaGTCACAGTTGTGTTGACGTTTCCCCTCGAGGGGGTTGTGGGTTTCTCCCAGGGGAAGTCCCTCTGCCTTCTAAACTTGAAAGCGGCCTATTTTTGGCATCTGAACTTTGACCTGGGGGCATTGCAAAATCCCGAACTAGAAATTCCACTTCGAGAAAAGCAGCTTAAGCCACTTAAGGCCACTTTTTATGACCGATCCCCGCATCAGCcgaaaatacaataaattctACTCAACTCCAAAGCGGACACTCAAGTGGTCTCCTCGGCGTGGTATCTCTGGGGCAGCAACTCAATTAAGTCCCCATAAAGTATCTGCAGATACGCTAAtcaatgatatatatatatttatataaaacccAAATAGTACTTGAATCTTCGCTCAATTTATTAGAGATTTGTTTGCCTTTAGGATTTTGGGCAATTAAAATGGCCAGTAAATGACTCAAGTGGAAGATGTGTACATAATTCgggaatataaaattaaattgatcaTAAAATCTATGAAAATAAACTCGGTTGAACGCGAGAAAAGCAAACCATGCAAATTGGgggaaaagaaaaatctaaataaaatattatatgatgaaatttagcttaaataactataatacattttttaaaaataatattaaattctgTACTTCATAATCCAAGAAAAATAACACATATAGTTGTCCATTTCAAGGTCCTAATGAAGTTGCTGATTAATGAAAGCTGCTTTAGAGTATcataattacaataaaaaccCAATAAACTCTTCAGAAAACAGTTTATAGTAATTAAAAGTGATTCTTCCCCTAGTGaccaattaaaaattcataaaacgTGCACCATAAAAAAACCcgaaacaatatttaaataaaatggaaagcAAATATGTAATGGCCATAAATCTATTTCCAATTACAGTGAAGTGCGTTAGCGGTTGccaagaaaaataacaaacagaCGATCGTCGGTGCCAATGTGTTTATGATGAACGCCAGCGAAATCAACGAAATTGAAACGTAATCGGGCGAAAGTCGGCTGGCCAAGTGCGTGAATGcacaaataggaaaatagaaaaataggAAATCAAGAGGCGGCTTCAAAGGAAAAAGGAAGCCAGTTCTCCAGGCCCCCAACTCGCGAGTGTCTGTCAGTCGTTTTGGATATTCGAGGGGAACGGAACGGAAGGCCCGAGCGTTCTGTCAGCGGAGTGACATGCAGCATCTGTCTATGATGCGGCCATTGGGCCAGGACGTGATGCTGTGTCGCAGCTAGAGGGAAACACCCGATGCCCCCGATGATGCTATTTTTATGAGGCCCCAGACTACGGCCGACgacgaagacgacgacgacggatGCGTGGCCCcatg
It contains:
- the LOC108074271 gene encoding tropomyosin alpha-1 chain-like isoform X1, which codes for MYVVRETRTSILRSARGPVPHALEHILGPRPRTSLCPSVGKASSSRQTRSGYCSQSDPATGRLVVARSCSTVPSSTELLQVCKLNPAADRDLTIGELPSKLVQSELLPTEQALKLSEIRASQRAKEAGCNEMILELEKDISMVKTEGAVVTFKELIDKQAAANAENLDHLQTVAQLQEQLQCHELLLAKQGERIQELQQELNRAEETIFKLHEKLNEATVQIEQLSKAEDMPLQDKARKQEELKHNGKDIIGEVGDQDEAAQCGIKKIQLKVVEAEEQSQAEEQLRQQVARLEEQLQSNQDLLEFQAEKLKDTEQTEQDLREELANKELLFSQVTQELIERDKDLTVVCRTLKEKHRMGWSQEHRFLLLQEQVKRLYAMRADLKQRNVALEKEIIRLKHDIRKYAEIIVGNDGEPFYQVQSVGNPSGCSSYRRERRETKAINSRNIAKESAQTRLPCGQESNPVRSPIRQNRSKE
- the LOC108074271 gene encoding tropomyosin alpha-1 chain-like isoform X2, whose product is MYVVRETRTSILRSARGPVPHALEHILGPRPRTSLCPSVGKASSSRQTRSGYCSQSDPATGRLVVARSCSTVPSSTELLQVCKLNPAADRDLTIGELPSKLVQSELLPTEQALKLSEIRASQRAKEAGELIDKQAAANAENLDHLQTVAQLQEQLQCHELLLAKQGERIQELQQELNRAEETIFKLHEKLNEATVQIEQLSKAEDMPLQDKARKQEELKHNGKDIIGEVGDQDEAAQCGIKKIQLKVVEAEEQSQAEEQLRQQVARLEEQLQSNQDLLEFQAEKLKDTEQTEQDLREELANKELLFSQVTQELIERDKDLTVVCRTLKEKHRMGWSQEHRFLLLQEQVKRLYAMRADLKQRNVALEKEIIRLKHDIRKYAEIIVGNDGEPFYQVQSVGNPSGCSSYRRERRETKAINSRNIAKESAQTRLPCGQESNPVRSPIRQNRSKE